In Monodelphis domestica isolate mMonDom1 chromosome 1, mMonDom1.pri, whole genome shotgun sequence, the sequence ACCAATGGACGGATTCCTAGAGACTCCACTGGAAACCCCTCTTCCAAGCTGATGTCGAGTCCTTAATGGCTGCTCCTTAGGTTCTGATGTTCAATCAGTTTTCAATGCACCAAATGGTGGTATTGGCTAGTCTTCCTATTACCATCTTGCTTAccagaccatctaatccaacaccatcattttatagagaaggaaagtgatttATCTTTAGTCATGTGAACAGTAAGTAGAAgagggacagccaggtggctcagtggatagagtcaagccTGGACACAGGAggccccgagttcaaatctgaccccagacactttcttcctagctgtgtgaccctaagcaagtcacttaaccccaacttcttggccttaccgctcttctgctttggaacttatacctagtattgattctaagacggaaggtaagggttttaaaaaaagaaaaaatagcagaACTCTTTCAATCCATTACCCTCCTTCTTAGGGAAAAGAGCCAAGCCAACGACTGGGGCTAGCCACATTTTAGACACCTTCCAGCTGAGCCATGGAAATCTCAGAAGAAGCCCTTCAGATCGTATCAAAGCTTCTCAGCATTCCTACAGCCAGGTGGGGGACACAGTCAAACCGATCAATACTTGCCCCATAGCTTGGCGTGTCTAAGTGGGGCAGGGCTGGGTAGGAGAAGCCAAATACAAAGCTACAAAGCAGGGCTCCTTCACCCCTCTACCCGCAGGGGCCGCTCTGTTCTGTTCTTGGAGGAGACCTGACTCTAGGGGGACTCCCAAGTACTTAGGGGGAAGAAGAACAGAAGCCCTGTTGGGGTGGGATCTGCCTCGTGGCCAAGGTGTACCTGCTCCAGCTCCTCCTGGCACAGCTGGCCCAGTGGAGGACGAGGATAGGGATGGGGCTAGAGAAGGGCATGAGGGGGTAGGAGGCGAGGAAaaggctggggagggggagggtagTGGGGAGGGTTGATGCCCAGGGCAgatgaggagaggggaagaatgcCCACATGCATCCTCAGTCCCGCTCCATCCAAACCTGTTGTACATGTTCCAGAAGAGCTGAAGGTTGAACTGATTCACTGTGTTGCTGATCTGCTGCCGATAGCTTTGCACCAACTCTGTGTTGTTCACCAGCTCCTCCTGGGCCCCCCGAGAGATGCCCAAGAGTGAATTGGGGGGGATGAGGCTGAGTCCTTGGCTCTAGCCCCCCAGGGACCCCAAAGAGAGAGCTGCAGCCCTGGCTTTCAGAGCTGTTCGTACTCATGGACCCATTATGGGTGTTTATAAAGCACTCGCCTATAGacattctttttaaagaaaaataaagcttttGGCCCTCCACCAACTGTCTCCTAGCTGTTCCCAGCTTCCCAGAGAGGGAGCTTAgttcagagaagagagggaggagtggGAAAGGGATCTTGGAGGAGCCTGGAgaactcttccccccaccccagctctGTCCATTCTCCCCTGCCTTCCCTACCCTCTCCAAGCAGTCTAGTCAAGGAAGGGATGCCACGGTCCCCAGAGCAGAACTTGGGCAAAGGGCTCAGAACACAGCAGGCACTTCATCAAGGTCCCGTGCTTTAAAGGCTCCTTGCCTGATAGAATTCCCCTTGTACGGACTTTGGGGCTCTTCCATTGGAAGATCTCAAAgacctcctcacctctgcctctacTTCCCAAGCTTCCTTCAAAGTCTTGCTGAAGTCCCACCTTCTACCAGAAGCGCCCCCTTCTTGCCcctcttaatctttttttaaacctttaccttccatcttggaattaatactgtgttttggttccatggcagaagagtgctaagggctgggcaatgggggtcaagtgacatctaggaagtatctgaggtcacatttgaacccaggatcccccatctctaggctagctctcaatccacagagccacctagctgttccccacTTAATCTTAGCTCGTTCCTCTGAGGTTATCTCCAATTTGGCGTGCACACATCTTCTTTGTACAAGCTTGTTCCCCATTAGACGGCGAGCTCCTCAACAGGGAGGATTCGATTGGGgggttttgtctctttttttttcggTGTTCTCAGCCCTGGCATATAGGAGGTACTTGGCTTCTTTGGAAGGACTTGACTCCGACCACTGGTTAGAGTTCATCATGGTAGAATGTGCCATCCCTCCTCTTGGGTGACATGGAAACTTGAGGTAAGTGTgaggttggggaggggaggtGAAATTTAGCCCCAGAAAGACCCAGGGGTAGGTCCTGGGGGTCCTGACTCCCACTCTAGCAAACACGCCTGCCAGTGAATAGAGCTGGGTGACACAGCAGATacggtgccaggcctggaatccggaagacctgagtttaaatccagcctcatgcATTTCCTAGCAGGGAGCctttgggtaagtcccttaattcCATATCTCTGTTCCCTCACAAATGGGGAtgataagagcacctacctcccagggctgttcaGAGGATAAAACGAGctcttatttgtaaagtgcctggcacatagtagaacaCGAATGAATACATGCTTATTTCAGGGctcctaggtggctcagtggaccaaGAACCAGATCTGGGgatgggaaattctgggttcaaatctaatctcagatacttaattcctagctgtgtgaccctgggcaacccccactgcctagccctgacaactcttctgccttagaaccaatacgtagtagtaattctaaaatggaagataaggtttattaaaaaaattaaaagtaaatccttcctcccttccttccttccttccttccttccttcctccctcccttcctttcttccttccttccttcctcccttcctcccttccttctttccttccttccttccttccttctttccttccttccttccttccttccttccttccttccttccttccttccttccttccttccttcctcccttcctcccttccttctttccttccttccttccttccttccttccttccttccttccttccttccttccttccttccttccttccttccttccttccttccttcctccctccctccctttcttccttcctccctccctccctttcttccttccttctttccttctttccttccttccttccttccttccttccttccttccttccttcctccttccctttcttccttccttctttccttcctccctccctttccttttagGATGGTTGGGTGCAGAGTAGGCTTTGTTCTCAAAGGAATCCCTTTCAGATCCCCAGCTGCAGAAAGACCCTGGAGTCCCTCCTCCAAAGCCCTCTGGCCCCCTGCTCACATGTCCAAGAGGGGCCAATGGACTGAAGACCTCTCCCTTACCTGGCTGAAGAGGTGAGAAAGAACTGTGTCAGGTAAAGTGCTTGTCAAGCCTGAGAgctaaaaggaagagaggaaggcagGTGTGAGTGGCCAAGGCAGGGGCAATGCCAGCCTTGTCTTCCTCCTCCTCGTCTTCCTCCGGCTCAGCATTGCTCTCACCTTGGTGGCTGCCCAGTCAATCCATCCTTTGCCGTTGGGGTCGATGTTCATGAGCACCAGGCCTTCGACAAGGTCAGGGAAGATGAGCTGCAGACCAAAAAGGGACGGTCAGGGAGGCCCCCCCATTCTCCCCAGGAAGGGGCAGCTCTGGGCTGGAGGGCTTTAGTGAATGAATCCATGTGTGTGAATCCAAGCGTATGCCCAGGCCCAGGCAGTATCTCCTGGGTGGTCTAGGCTTAGCGCTTGCCACTGCCTGCTGGTGCCTCAGTTggctaggtctcagtttccctatttgtaaaatggggttaaagagctttttttctccccaaatacTCAGTTGTTGTGAAGCCGAGGTGAAAGATGAGCCGTGAAAAGGAGGTGTGAAGGGGGAGGTGATAATGATGACGAtggcagggggaggagggagagccaGGACCAAAGAGGGGGGCAAAGAGCGGTTTCCTTCCCAGGCTAGGAAATCCAGGGTGTTCTGCCCCCGCCCAGCGCCCTCCTTCCCGAGGGCACAGACACTCACAGCAAACTTGGCCAGGACGTAGGCACCAGCTCCAACTCCGATTCCAATCACGTACTTGAACCTGGGGGGGATCACGAGGTGCTCAGTGCCCAGAAGAGGCGGGGGAGCTCTCCCACAGACCCCTCGGAGCCAGGGAACCCTGGGGTCTGGCTCCTTCCTCCCCCAGGGGTACTGCGTGGGACGGAGACACTCACCCAAAGTGTTGGATCACGCTGGGGAGCATGGCTGCCAGCTGCTCCATCGAGGGGAACTGATACCTGGGGAACACACGGCGAGGAGTGGGCATTGGTCAGGGCCCGGCTAGGCCGGACAGGCCCCCCCCTTTTACatccattggggggggggagggcctCTGGGGTCTGGCCTGCCGGGAACCTGCCCTTTACAGTGATTTTGGATCTCGACCCAACCGCTTCCAGGGGTCTGTCCAGGCCACACATGGCAGGGGGCTGACGGACCGCTGAGCCCCCATCCCACGCTTGGACGAGGCCAGGGGAGGAGTACGTACCCTTGAGGGAACTGGGACGCCCCGGCCTGCTGCCCGGGGGCATCCACGTGGCACACCACGAAATGCTTGGTGATCTCCTGCATGTCTTCGAAGTTGAAGAAGGCGTTGAAACAGAGCTTGTCTGGAGAGAGGCAAGAGGGCTGCATTTGTTAACTGCGCCAGGCTCTGGACCAAGTGCTGGGCTCGCTGCTTACCAGGACAAGCTCCTCATTTTTtttgaagaggaggaaactgaggtccgaGTCAGTGGCTTGACTTCCCCAAGGCCCCACGGGCATAAGtagaagagctgggatttgagcCTGGTCCTCTAAGAGTTGACTCGCCCCTGAGCATCCTCCACAAGGAGCCATTCAGCCTCCCCTTAGAGCTTCCAAGTGGAGAGGAACCCACCTTCTCCCCAGGCAGCCAACTGTACACTGGCTTTCTGGTGGGGGAAAGGGTCCTCCTCACTCCTGGTCACTCTCTTTCTCGTCCCCTCCTGGCCATGGCTTCCCTgcactttccccttccctccccccatggCTCTCCCCTTCTCAAGCCTTAACCCCAGAATAATTCAGGGCAGGTCTCAACTCTTGAATGCTCTGCAAGGAAATGAACGATCATGCCCTTGGTCTAggacttttaaggtttgcaaagcctttTACGTGTTATCTTATCAATCCTCACAcaatcctgggagggaggtgctattagcCTCCACTGTACAGTCCCAGGGTTTGCACTCGGATCTTTCCAGAGTCCAACGCTAGCCACTGAACCacttccctgcctccctgcctcctttACGGATGGCAAGGAACAGGGCCCGGAAAGGTCCAAAGTTTGGGGAGGGCACCGGGTGGGAGTTGGGGAAGGGGACCAGAAGATGATGATGGAGGCAGGATCAACTCGGAGATTTGCATTAAAatatgcagagagagagggaaaggacccAGGCACCACTTTTTACACAGGTCATGGGAGAATTCTCGTTCGGGTCCAAGTCCGCACAGGTGAGGTGGGAGGTCCCTCCAGTTCTGAGATTCTGGCAGTCTTTTGATTAAAAGCCAGTGTTGTGGAGAGAAGAATGGACCTGGAGCCACCGAGAGCTccaactgggttcaaattctacttacAAATTCTACTTCAAATTCTAGTCTTAATAGACaaataaatcacttcatctctcaccTCTGTTGCCTCAGCTATTAAAATGGGAATATGAGGAGGGCAGCTGTGGATAAAGTCGTAGATAAAGAGTCAAGGCTAgagatgggcggtcctgggttcaaatctagtctcagacacttccaagttttgggaccctgggtaagtcacttgacccccattgcctagctcttaccactcttctgccttggcaccaatacttaatattgattccaagatggaaggtaagggttaaaaaaatgggaataaaaatccCTGGAGTAGCTTTCCTCATTGGGTTGTCATGATGCTTAAATGAGATCACGgaggaaaagtgctttgcaaaccctaaagcactatataaatgtcagatattatttttagttttaattaatAAATCCTTGGGAAACAAAAGGAGCTCAATGTCCCCCAGGTATGATATATTCATGCTCAATCCACCAGTTTCCACAGAGCTGTTATGAAGGTGAAAGGGAATGTTCTGGATGTCCCTTCctggttttgtttctcttttccactTCCCTGGTCTGGCACTGAACAGAACTCCATCTAACTGAAGACAAGGGAGAGAACCCTGAGATCATGTGGCctaaccttattttacagacaaggaaaccaaggcccagaagaGATGAAGCCACACAGTCAGTCGGTGATAGGCTTGGGACTCTCCATTGGTTCTTTTGCCATGATATGATGTTGAGGAACACGGTCCTAGGACTCAAGAGGACAGACCTCAAAGTCGGGGGAAGGAGAAGGGCTTTACTTACGGTTGAGCCCCACATCATGGTAGGTGAGAATGGCAGGACGGTTTCCCTTAGGAGAGCCTCGAATCACCACGTGGAGAAGGCCATATGGCGTGTCTATGTCATGTTCCTAGAAAATGAGTTAACAATTACAATTCAGTCCAGCATCAGCCCAAATGACTACTCTCAATACTATtccttaagtcttttttttttaagccctcaccttccatcttagaatcaatattgtgtattggttccaaggcagaagattgttaagggctaggcaatgggggtcaagtgactgacccagggtcacaaagcttggaagtctgaggtcacatttgaacccaggacctcccattttcaggcctggctttccacccactgagtcacctagttgtccctacCTCCttaagtttttatatttttttctaaacctaacttctcctttttattttattttttatttgaaaatttttatttaattaatttagaatatttttccatggttacaagactcatgttctttccctcccctcccaccctccaGTAGCTgtcgcacaattccactgggttttacatgtgtcattgatcaggatctatttccatattattgatatttgcactagcgtctacatccccagtcatatccccatcgacccatgtgatcaggcagtttaAATCTAACTTGTTAAATTAGGTTTACAATAAGTGATTATTAACCAAAACTTCCCCAATTTATGTATtgagatatatttctatatgtacatGTTTAATGTATTGTTTGTATATGTATTGAGAAACCTTTCTATTTTAAAAGGAGCATTTTAAGTTTAAAGGGATAGTAACAATGTCCTGGGCACTCCTGAtctgtgtttttcttgtagattttgTTGCGTTTCcaattttttactttggcttccaTTCTCTTTTCACCTTATCGATTCATCCAAAGGCACATTTTCTTTTGCGTTCATCCCCTTTGTCTCTTCCGATGACATAAGAGGGTTCGATTTTAGAGCCAGAAAAAGGAACCTGTCAAAGAGGTCCCTTGAGCCAACCTCCTTGTTTTACAGGTGAAAAGACTGAGACCCAAATGGACAAGGGGAGCAAATTACTGCTGGTTCACAGTTAGAACTCAAAGGTTTATCTGTCTTTGTAGTTTTGGTGCTTATATGGGGCccggcacttagtaggtgcttaataaatgcttgttgagttgaaGGCTGACCTCAAATCTAGTGTAGCTTTCGCCGAATCACATTACTTCTAGGTTCACCCCATTAAGTTTCTATACCACAGTCTGTCTGGCTAATGACCAATTACTAGACACATGGGTTGGTTCCAGTTCCAAGAATgctgtgtacacacacacacacacacacacacacacacacacacacacacacacacagatttgcTATTGTTGCTCTCAACAATATTCTTAGGGTTCCATCCTAGTGGTGGGATCACTGGGTCAAAGGCTCTGAATGGCTTCATAACTCTTCCTGCATGGCGCCATATTGCTTCCATGAAGATGGCACCGAAGCTTTAGAATTTTAAACTGAATGTATCAGTTCAATGGGCACATGGTGGTATTCCATCTCAGTTGTTCATTTATAGTTCTCTGATGGTCAGCATTTTGAACATTTCTCCCCACCCCATGTAGTTACTGATGCTTTGTGctgcttttttaaagaaatgcctATTGACAACCTTTGACTACTTATCTGCTGGGAAATGGATTTTACCAATTCCTTATAGTCATAGAGTTcaaaatttcataaaaaaaaaaattgtggcaaatggtattcccccccccccccatccctttcTTTTTAGGTTGGATGCATTATTTTTTGTTGCATGAAAACTTTGAGGCAGCCAGGTGTCCTGATAGAGCGTTGGGCTTGGAgacaagacttgagttcaaatctagccttagacacttacttgctgtatgGCCCTAGGCCAGTCTCATCACCTCTgtttacatcagtttcctcaacaggaAAAAGGGGTTAATAATTGTACTTacaacagtgtctggcacagaggtGCTATATGAATATCCccttccccattaaaaaaaatcaaacccatCTATTTTACTCATATAGATATGTCTATAATCGGTCAACAAAATCTATAATTACCCATAATTCATTGCCTCAACTACAGGTATAAGGGTGGTCTTTACTAGgtagaaagaggaaaatgattcCATTCCAAAGCCCAGCTTGCCCCGCTAGCTGTGAATCGGAGTGCCAAGCAAGGTTTTTCGTTTTCAATCCAAATCCTGTTGGAGCAGCCGCCTTTGGGGACCCAGAAGGCAAATGAGCCATAAACTCAGGGAAAGCAGCCAGCCCAGGACTGTTCCGTGATGAGCAAAGTGCAAGGAAAATAGAAATCACATTTGGAGGGAAAAGATTTCCCACCTCCGCTATTAACGCCCTAATGGATTGtgtcatttcttcctcctctctgttCCTTCGCCAGGCATGGCTTGGGGACTCTTCCTTCATCTTTATTGTTTTCTCAATTCTCACTGCTGGGGCAGCTAGCCTGGAAtcgggaagacctgggttcaaatttgccctaagatacttcccagctgtgtgatcctgggcaagtcacttaacctcgatagcctaacccttactgctcttctgtcttagaactgatcctaagaagggtttaaaaacaaaaactcactACCAGTCTCATCGCCCACCTACTTCATTTTTGCCCCCATCTCCGGCACTCTGATCCATCCCCCTCAGAGATGTCTGGGGATCATCATCAAGTTTTCCTTAGATGGAACTACtctcctgctcaaaaatcttcattgTCTTTTAATtgcctactttaaaaaaaaaaagcccaaactatttggagttcttaacctggaggcTGTGAATctggtttaaaaagattttttagaaGGATTTCAATAGTCGGGTTTCTTTTATAACTCCGCACAGGAGGCTGAGAAGGGATCCCTCCGCTTCGCTAGAGTCCAGGACCCAAACCAGGGGAAGCCCCGGCGCCTATCATCCGCCAGCCATCCTCTCTGCCATTCTCCCCCGCCCCCTTATAACTACCCCCACCTTGTCCTATGCCGGGTGGGCTCCGTACTGTTCCCGGAATGTACCTCCTGCCCTCAGGcatccttcttcccttccatcttagactctaCGGGGCATCttggttccacggcagaagagcactaagggtcCCACCGCTTCCCATGCATTCTCTGAGGGTCAGTTCCAAAAGCCACCTCCTCGAGGAAGGCTTCCTTTATCCTCCCcagccagtcagtcaataaattaagcgcctactgtgtgccgggcactgtgctaggctccGGGGATATAGAAATTACGGCAAGAGACAAGtctctgccctcgaggagctcccAGTCTGATGGGGGAGATAACGGGCAAACAGGAAAAAGGGGACGTGACGAACGCCTAAGGACATGCGAGCAAGAGACAGGGCGAAGGACGTCGACTTGGGTCCACAGATCTATACCGGAGGGCAGCCGGCAgggaggctgggggaggggaggggcgggTCGCAGCATTGACGTCAGCGAGGACGCGTCACGCTGCAGCTGCGGCAGAAGGGTACCCGGGTGGGGCGGAGAACAGGTCCGAGCGATACCCCGAAGGAACCTTCCCCCAGGCGTCGATGTCACACCCGCAGACAAAGAGAAGCCCGCGGAGGGCTCAGGCCCCGCCTCTGCGCACCACCATCGCCCGTCGCGTCACCGCCTCCTTCATCCTCCGCCCCTCATCCCAGGCAGGACGGGTAGCGCCGCAGGGGACTAGAACCCgggtcatctgactccaaacccagaggAAGATGCTGGGGCTGAAACTGCGATCTCGAGCCTGAGCCTAGTAGGCGGCGGCCAGGGCGAAGTGTCCCTGGCTGGTCCTCTGCCCCAGCAGGCTTTTCTTGCTCACAAACCAAGGCTGTTCTAAGATGCTACTTCCGGGAAGagcagcagctaggtgactcagtggattgaaagccaggggTAGAGATGGGGGGTTCTCGGTTAAATtggacgcttcctagctgtgtgaccctgggcaagtcccttaactcacattgcctaacccttatcactctgccttggaaccgatacacaatattgattctgagagagaaagtaagggacaAAACAAAGACACTTGGGGTCCCAGCTTTTGATGGAACAAAGCATGCTGGGAACACACCAAAGGCTCtcaggaaataggaaggaaggaactagGGGCGCTTAAGAGGAAGCTTCATGTTTCCTTCCCCAAACACTATGCAAACAGGGCACAAATATCCCTGTGTGGGGCTCAGTGATAAGATCAGCCAGTTGGATCTGGAGAAGAATATTCGAGGTCATTCAGCCCCAGCCCATCGctgtacagatggggaaacccaGGCTCAGAAAGggcaggtgacttgcccaaggtcacgctgCCATGAGCTGTAGCAGAACTAGAACTTGAATTCAGACCCTCTGAATTCCTGTCCCGAGCACCAGGCATTTGGGGAAGGATCTGAGGAGCTCcaatttgtaaagtgttttgcaaacctctggataaatgctagctatcatcacATAGGAGAGGAATCCCTGGCTGGGGTAATCAGGTCCTCAGACCCCATCCCTTCTCCTTTGTCCTGGTTCCCTCAAATAGCTGCTGCTCTCACCCCTCCTCCCCAGACTTTCCCCCCTGCCTCTGGCCTCCAGGTCCCCTgagccttctcctcctccccgGCTCTGGAAGGAATCAGGGACAGAGCTGGGGAAGGGGAAGCCGGCTCTCCCATCTGCAATGTGCTCCTTGGGGACAGCTGATGATGTAGATGAGAGCACTGAGCTTAGAGTCCAGGAGAtcggagttcaaatttggctttagacttttactagctgtgagtctctgggtaagtcacttaactactgtctgcctcagtttcctcaactacaaaatgggaatCAGTGACAttacctacctttcagggttgtgaTGAGATAACTAAAAGGGCTTAGCCCAgggcttggcacaaagtaggtactaaataaatgcttcttccctcccctccccttctagaGGAGACCCCCCTTCACTAAGCCCAAACCCATTACCCCCCTCCATGGCAGCTCCTCCTTTTCCTGGCAGCTATGCCAAGGACACCAGTTAATGGACTcgtcctcccttccttccctctgtcctGACGATGACTTATGGGACTTATCACAGACACAAAAAGCAGCCAGATCGACATGAGCTCAAGGCCACGAGACGCCCTGGACTGCCACCTCAAGGGCGTAGCGCCTCGTATGGAAGGTCAAATTGCCATGATGATAATGTGAGGTTTAGGAATTGCTGGGACCCAGGATTCCTGGGCTCTGCCCTCCGCTCCAGGACTGAGACCTAGGGTGATTTCTGGCAAGCCCATGCTACTCCCCAACCCCTGTCTAGCTCCACTTTCCCAGTCTGAAGAATGGGCCATAAACCTCCTATCTGCCCACGCAAACGCACTCCAAAGGGGCAGACAGGTTCCTAGGAGAGGtgccttcttcctcccccctctccatcaCTGCTCCGGGCTGAGACCTCACTGTTGCTTTCAAGGGAAGCCCACGGCAGCCTGCCCTGACCAGGGGAATCGGGTCCTAGGGGATGATGGGATTCAGGGCTGGAAAGGCTGACCTCTCTGGTGATAGCTCAACAGATGACCAAACTGTGGTTGGCTGGTCCAACCAAGTCCCCCAGGTCATTGTGGTGCAGAGCTAGCTTCACAACTGACGTCCTCCGATTCCCAGAAAGCATTTTGCAGACCATAAAACACTAGACAACTGTTCGTTATTAGCTTTCCCTGCAACCAAATCATCTCTCTTGATACCGACTGGTTCTTCAATGCTAACCTAGTCCCCCAGGCATCCTGTCTAGACTGCCTCCAAGGAGTTGCCTTGGTTTGGAACACAACCAACCTTGGCTGGGGCAGGTAAGTCAGCAAGAACCATTTGGGCAGTGGGGAGGCAGAGGAGCATGCATCTGACCCTTCCCTCTGGAGCTACAAGAAGCTCCTGCCCAACTCAGTGACCTTGACTGGCTGTGCTCTGGCCTCTCGGTCAAGCCCTTCttgcctcctcttcctttcccaggACAGCGGAGCAGGATGGGGTCACAGCCCTCTCTCCGGCTGACTTAGAGCAGCAGGACTGAACCTCAGGGTCAAAAGGTCCATCAGAGGTCATATGCTCCATCCCCGGCATGCTGTCCTTGAGAGCTCAGGGCATTAGACATGGACCTCTGGCCTTTCACACACTCTGGGCCCCCCATCCAGGCTTGCCAAGCCCCAGCCCCAGAGGGATCAGAGGCAGAAGTCACCATCTCATCCCTAGTGACTCAGAGAAAATAGAGGCTGGGCTCCCCCAGCCTCCCCTCTTCCACCTTTGGGTTAGAGCGTGTCCCTGAATTTGGATGGAAAAAATGCATCCTTATTCCTTGGCAATCCTGTGGATTTTACTTTGTGCCACTAAAGATGtgcttctgagaaggggtccccAGGCTTCACCCACCTATGACACAAACAAGGTTGAGAGCCCTTGGGCAAGAGCAGGAAAGAGTGATGGACTAGAAACAGGCAGCCTGGGAAGCCCTAGATTTGGAAAcccgagttcagatctgaccccaGGAAAATCACTTGTTATTTAGAAAGCCAAGACTGTGATCTGGGTCCAGCCCCTCCGTGCCCACTGGACTGAGGATTCTATAATACTTCCACTGTCCATTCAGATCCCaggatctcagagttggaagggggcACCACGGCCATTCGGTGTAGCCAACCTGCCCCCGAGAACTCCCTCAATGCCATTCCCGACAAGTGGTCAGTAGCCTCTCCTTGAAAGCCTCCACTTAGCCCCTGGACTCCTGCCTGGCACTCGGGGGCAGAGCCATCTCCCTCGGCATCTGTCGGATGCAAACAATCCCACCTCTGCTCCAGCAGCTGCCCACATTGGCTCTGGCCGATGGCCTGTTCCCATTGGCTCCTGGTGATGTCAGAGCCCTGCCTAGAGTCCCCAGAGACTGCCTGTCCTCCTCCAGGAGGGCAAATGATTCTGTTGTGTTCAGTTAGGCACTGC encodes:
- the NDRG4 gene encoding protein NDRG4 isoform X5 is translated as MPECWDGEHDIDTPYGLLHVVIRGSPKGNRPAILTYHDVGLNHKLCFNAFFNFEDMQEITKHFVVCHVDAPGQQAGASQFPQGYQFPSMEQLAAMLPSVIQHFGFKYVIGIGVGAGAYVLAKFALIFPDLVEGLVLMNIDPNGKGWIDWAATKLSGLTSTLPDTVLSHLFSQEELVNNTELVQSYRQQISNTVNQFNLQLFWNMYNSRRDLDINRPGTVPNAKTLRCPVMLVVGDNAPAEDGVVECNSKLDPTNTTFLKMADSGGLPQVTQPGKLTEAFKYFLQGMGYIAYLKDRRLSGGAVPSASMTRLARSRTASLTSASSVDGSRPRACPHSESSEALGQINHTMEVSC
- the NDRG4 gene encoding protein NDRG4 isoform X6 → MPECWDGEHDIDTPYGLLHVVIRGSPKGNRPAILTYHDVGLNHKLCFNAFFNFEDMQEITKHFVVCHVDAPGQQAGASQFPQGYQFPSMEQLAAMLPSVIQHFGFKYVIGIGVGAGAYVLAKFALIFPDLVEGLVLMNIDPNGKGWIDWAATKLSGLTSTLPDTVLSHLFSQEELVNNTELVQSYRQQISNTVNQFNLQLFWNMYNSRRDLDINRPGTVPNAKTLRCPVMLVVGDNAPAEDGVVECNSKLDPTNTTFLKMADSGGLPQVTQPGKLTEAFKYFLQGMGYMPSASMTRLARSRTASLTSASSVDGSRPRACPHSESSEALGQINHTMEVSC
- the NDRG4 gene encoding protein NDRG4 isoform X4 encodes the protein MAGLHELRFTEEKPLLRGQDTELENSEAFLSTVDTDWKEHDIDTPYGLLHVVIRGSPKGNRPAILTYHDVGLNHKLCFNAFFNFEDMQEITKHFVVCHVDAPGQQAGASQFPQGYQFPSMEQLAAMLPSVIQHFGFKYVIGIGVGAGAYVLAKFALIFPDLVEGLVLMNIDPNGKGWIDWAATKLSGLTSTLPDTVLSHLFSQEELVNNTELVQSYRQQISNTVNQFNLQLFWNMYNSRRDLDINRPGTVPNAKTLRCPVMLVVGDNAPAEDGVVECNSKLDPTNTTFLKMADSGGLPQVTQPGKLTEAFKYFLQGMGYIAYLKDRRLSGGAVPSASMTRLARSRTASLTSASSVDGSRPRACPHSESSEALGQINHTMEVSC
- the NDRG4 gene encoding protein NDRG4 isoform X3; the encoded protein is MKVLGHKIELLTGLLLQEVTMAGLHELRFTEEKPLLRGQDTELENSEAFLSTVDTDWKEHDIDTPYGLLHVVIRGSPKGNRPAILTYHDVGLNHKLCFNAFFNFEDMQEITKHFVVCHVDAPGQQAGASQFPQGYQFPSMEQLAAMLPSVIQHFGFKYVIGIGVGAGAYVLAKFALIFPDLVEGLVLMNIDPNGKGWIDWAATKLSGLTSTLPDTVLSHLFSQEELVNNTELVQSYRQQISNTVNQFNLQLFWNMYNSRRDLDINRPGTVPNAKTLRCPVMLVVGDNAPAEDGVVECNSKLDPTNTTFLKMADSGGLPQVTQPGKLTEAFKYFLQGMGYMPSASMTRLARSRTASLTSASSVDGSRPRACPHSESSEALGQINHTMEVSC
- the NDRG4 gene encoding protein NDRG4 isoform X2: MRLLLQEVTMAGLHELRFTEEKPLLRGQDTELENSEAFLSTVDTDWKEHDIDTPYGLLHVVIRGSPKGNRPAILTYHDVGLNHKLCFNAFFNFEDMQEITKHFVVCHVDAPGQQAGASQFPQGYQFPSMEQLAAMLPSVIQHFGFKYVIGIGVGAGAYVLAKFALIFPDLVEGLVLMNIDPNGKGWIDWAATKLSGLTSTLPDTVLSHLFSQEELVNNTELVQSYRQQISNTVNQFNLQLFWNMYNSRRDLDINRPGTVPNAKTLRCPVMLVVGDNAPAEDGVVECNSKLDPTNTTFLKMADSGGLPQVTQPGKLTEAFKYFLQGMGYIAYLKDRRLSGGAVPSASMTRLARSRTASLTSASSVDGSRPRACPHSESSEALGQINHTMEVSC